A window of the Brassica oleracea var. oleracea cultivar TO1000 chromosome C1, BOL, whole genome shotgun sequence genome harbors these coding sequences:
- the LOC106300938 gene encoding LOW QUALITY PROTEIN: 5'-nucleotidase SurE (The sequence of the model RefSeq protein was modified relative to this genomic sequence to represent the inferred CDS: inserted 3 bases in 2 codons; deleted 3 bases in 2 codons; substituted 1 base at 1 genomic stop codon), producing the protein MELNGEARISGERPIITVSNDDGIDAHGLRALVRVLVSTNLYDVRVCAPDSEKSAVSHSIIWSRPLTAQRVEIDGAEAYAVCGTPANXGLGLSEALFPSLPDLVLSGINVGSNCGYNIYIAGSIAGACEAFIYDVPSASIXSVSSLKCGDINVNDFILVAQACLPIINGIIHAIKNKTHPXKCFLNIDLPTDIANHKGYKLTTQGKSLTKMGWIQVEKEAQGAKMLSTMSMETDSGVVSQHNATFAHHHSQDSHLFKRELRTMVVEEGTDLHFLQEGFITVTPIGALSQVDVDCQNYYKEWLPKITNQP; encoded by the exons ATGGAACTCAACGGCGAAGCTCGTATCTCCGGTGAACGTCCCATCATCACGGTATCCAACGACGATGGAATAGAT GCGCATGGTCTTCGTGCTCTCGTTCGCGTCCTTGTCTCCACCAACCTCTACGACGTTCGCGTCTGCGCGCCTGATTC GGAGAAATCTGCTGTTAGCCACAGTATAATATGGAGTAGACCTCTCACTGCACAAAGAGTTGAGATTGATGGAGCTGAAGCCTACGCTGTCTGTG GAACCCCTGCGAA TGGACTGGGCTTATCGGAAGCACTCTTCCCTTCTCTTCCTGACTTGGTTCTCAGTGGTATAAACGTGGGTAGCAACTGTGGATATAACAT TTACATCGCAGGGTCTATTGCTGGCGCTTGTGAAGCGTTCATCTATGATGTGCCTTCTGCCTCCATATAATCTGTTTCTTCTCT GAAATGTGGAGATATCAATGTTAATGATTTTATCCTAGTTGCCCAAGCTTGCTTGCCTATTATTAACGGCATAATCCATGCGATCAAGAACAAAACTCACC AAAAATGCTTTCTGAATATCGATTTGCCCACTGATATTGCTAACCATAAG GGATACAAATTAACCACACAAGGCAAAAGCTTGACTAAAATGGGATGGATACAAGTGGAGAAGGAAGCACAAGGGGCGAAGATGTTGTCTACAATGTCAATGGAAACAGATTCAGGAGTAGTCTCA CAACACAACGCCACATTTGCTCATCATCATTCACAAGATAGCCATTTGTTCAAGAGAGAG CTAAGGACTATGGTGGTTGAAGAAGGGACTGATCTTCACTTCTTACAAGAAGGATTT ATTACAGTGACGCCGATAGGAGCTCTTTCTCAGGTTGATGTGGATTGTCAAAACTACTACAAAGAGTGGCTTCCCAAGATTACAAACCAGCCATAA
- the LOC106294176 gene encoding primary amine oxidase yields the protein MKIRILTLIFLLQCVFNLGLHFHPLDPLTPQEINKTSFIVKKSHLGTLKDLTFHYLDLEEPNKTHVLQWLSSKKPPQPPRRRSLVVVRAGGQTHELIIDLTSGKIASSRIYTGHGFPSFTFIELFKASKLPLTYPSFKKSILDRSLNISEVSCIPFSVGWYGETITRREVKASCFYRDGSVNVFTRPIEGITITIDVDSMKVVKYSDRFRKPIPDKEGNDFRTKHKPFPFSCNVSDTGFKILGNKIKWANWKFHVGFTARAGITISTASVLDTRTKRFRRVMYRGHLSETFVPYMDPTYDWYFRTFMDIGEFGFGRSAVNLQPLIDCPQNAASLDGYVAGPDGTAQRMSNVMCVFEKNGYGASFRHTEINVPGQVITSGEADISLVVRMVATLGNYDYIVDWEFKKNGAIRVGVDLTGVLEVKATSYTSNEQITENTYGTLVAKNTIAINHDHYLTYYLDLDIDGNGNSLVKAKLKTVRVTDVHNKTSSPRKSYWTVVKETAKTEADGRVRLGSEAVELLIVNPQKKTKIGNTVGYRLIPEHLPVTSLLTDDDYPEIRASYTKYPVWVTAYNRSEKWAGGFYSDRSRGDDGLAVWSSRNREIENKDIVMWYNVGFHHIPYQEDFPVMPTLHGGFTLRPSNFFDNDPLIA from the exons ATGAAGATACGAATACTTACCCTAATTTTTCTCCTACAATGTGTTTTCAACCTTGGCCTACATTTCCACCCACTCGATCCCTTAACCCCCCAAGAAATCAACAAAACAAGCTTCATCGTCAAGAAATCTCATCTAGGCACTCTCAAAGATCTCACATTTCACTACCTCGATCTCGAAGAACCAAACAAGACCCACGTTCTCCAGTGGTTATCCTCCAAAAAACCACCACAACCACCACGCCGTCGCTCACTCGTGGTGGTTCGAGCCGGTGGTCAAACCCACGAGCTCATCATCGACCTAACCTCCGGAAAAATCGCATCCTCACGCATCTACACAGGCCATGGCTTCCCTTCATTCACATTCATAGAGCTGTTCAAAGCAAGCAAGCTTCCTCTAACGTACCCTTCCTTCAAGAAATCGATTCTTGATCGATCCCTAAACATCTCAGAGGTTTCGTGCATCCCCTTCTCCGTTGGTTGGTACGGAGAAACCATCACGAGACGAGAGGTCAAAGCCTCTTGCTTTTACCGAGACGGATCGGTTAATGTCTTCACAAGACCCATCGAAGGAATCACCATAACAATAGACGTTGACTCAATGAAAGTCGTGAAATACTCCGACAGATTCAGAAAGCCGATACCTGATAAAGAAGGTAACGACTTTCGGACCAAACACAAACCGTTCCCGTTCTCTTGCAACGTCTCCGACACAGGGTTCAAGATTCTAGGCAATAAAATAAAATGGGCTAACTGGAAATTCCACGTCGGATTTACCGCTAGAGCGGGGATAACCATATCGACGGCTTCGGTTCTTGACACAAGAACCAAAAGGTTCAGAAGAGTGATGTACAGAGGACACTTGTCAGAAACTTTTGTTCCGTACATGGACCCAACATACGATTGGTACTTCCGTACGTTCATGGACATAGGAGAGTTCGGTTTCGGGAGATCGGCGGTTAACTTGCAGCCACTCATCGACTGCCCGCAAAACGCGGCGTCTTTGGATGGATACGTGGCGGGACCTGACGGGACAGCTCAGAGGATGAGCAATGTGATGTGTGTCTTTGAGAAGAATGGTTATGGTGCTTCTTTTAGACACACCGAGATTAATGTTCCAGGACAAGTG ATAACTAGTGGCGAAGCTGATATAAGTTTAGTGGTTAGGATGGTGGCAACACTCGGAAACTATGATTACATCGTTGATTGGGAATTTAAAAAGAATGGAGCCATCAGAGTTGGG GTGGATTTGACTGGAGTTTTGGAAGTCAAAGCAACATCATACACTTCGAACGAGCAGATAACGGAGAACACTTATGGGACACTAGTGGCTAAAAACACCATTGCCATTAACCACGACCATTACCTGACGTACTACTTAGATCTTGATATTGACGGTAACGGCAATTCCTTAGTGAAAGCCAAACTAAAAACGGTAAGAGTAACCGACGTTCATAACAAAACCTCTTCTCCGAGGAAGAGTTATTGGACGGTCGTGAAAGAGACGGCAAAAACGGAAGCTGACGGAAGAGTTCGGCTGGGTTCAGAAGCGGTTGAGCTGCTAATAGTTAACCCACAAAAGAAGACGAAAATAGGAAATACAGTTGGTTACCGGTTGATACCGGAACATTTACCGGTAACTTCGCTTTTAACGGACGATGATTACCCGGAGATTAGAGCGTCGTACACAAAATATCCGGTTTGGGTAACGGCTTATAACCGGTCAGAGAAATGGGCGGGTGGGTTTTACAGCGATAGGAGCCGTGGAGATGACGGCTTAGCTGTATGGAGTAGCAG GAATAGAGAGATAGAGAACAAAGACATAGTGATGTGGTACAATGTTGGGTTTCATCACATTCCATACCAAGAGGACTTTCCAGTAATGCCAACTCTTCACGGTGGATTCACTCTTCGACCTTCTAATTTCTTCGACAACGATCCGTTAATCGCGTAA
- the LOC106333491 gene encoding myrosinase 2-like, translated as MRCIGLTDLALDFRLRVPKEGLNIWDGFTHRYPTKGKDKSTGDIAAGSYLHYKADIDVMKEIGVDAYRFSVAWSRIIPRGKASCGVNEEGIGYYNNLINGLVSKGIKPFVTLFHCDLPQTLQDEYEGFLDHQIIEDFKSYTEICFQRFGDRVKNWITINQPYTIPTRGYATGTDAPGRCSAWLNKNCYAGDSATEPYIVAHHVLLAHATVVNLYRQKYQLIQAGEIGITMITRWFLPYNNSDENLKAVERAKEFFHGWFMDPLTKGHYPLIMKQILKERLPRFTAIEALLVKGSYDFIGVNYYMTQFAKAVPPANPNRLSVMTDSQVDLSYVNEDGPISRCPFGDVYYRPRGILDVLEYFKTNYGNPKVYITENGFRSLDSNRLADEIKNDNERIGFICSHLCFIRSAIENGCQVKGYFVWSLGDNYEFCDGYTVRCGLTYIDFANITHDRDLKSSGKWYQEFLKPKQNVITKVQDYHSQRFLYDSYTHPQSRDTLAHTARHKCQCPVATTSICTECDAVYS; from the exons ATGAGATGTATTGGTTTGACTGATTTAGCATTAGATTTCAGATTGAGGGTGCCCAAGGAAGGCTTAAATATTTGGGATGGGTTTACTCATCGATATCCAA CTAAGGGAAAAGATAAATCAACCGGAGATATCGCTGCTGGCTCTTACTTGCATTATAAG GCAGATATAGACGTGATGAAAGAAATTGGGGTCGATGCCTACAGATTCTCAGTCGCATGGTCCAGAATCATACCAA GAGGAAAGGCTAGTTGCGGTGTAAATGAAGAAGGAATTGGTTACTACAACAATCTCATAAATGGACTTGTATCGAAAG GCATTAAGCCATTCGTCACACTCTTCCACTGCGACCTTCCTCAAACTTTGCAAGATGAATATGAAGGTTTCTTGGACCATCAGATTAT CGAGGACTTCAAAAGTTACACGGAAATTTGTTTTCAAAGATTTGGTGACAGAGTCAAGAACTGGATTACGATAAATCAACCTTACACTATTCCTACACGAGGCTATGCAACTGGTACAGACGCACCTGGACGATGCTCTGCTTGGCTCAACAAAAACTGTTATGCAGGCGACTCCGCGACTGAGCCTTATATTGTTGCGCATCATGTCCTACTTGCTCATGCAACTGTCGTGAATCTGTACAGACAAAAGTATCAG CTAATTCAAGCAGGGGAAATTGGAATCACAATGATAACGAGATGGTTTCTTCCATACAATAACTCCGACGAAAATCTTAAAGCAGTTGAACGAGCCAAAGAGTTTTTCCACGGATG GTTTATGGATCCGCTAACAAAGGGACACTATCCATTAATCATGAAGCAAATATTGAAAGAGAGACTTCCACGGTTTACAGCAATTGAAGCGTTACTAGTAAAAGGATCATATGATTTTATTGGAGTCAACTATTACATGACACAGTTTGCAAAAGCTGTTCCACCAGCTAATCCTAATAGATTAAGTGTCATGACGGATTCACAAGTTGACCTTTCTT ATGTTAATGAAGACGGTCCCATAAGTCGATGC CCATTTGGAGATGTCTACTACCGTCCAAGAGGTATATTAGATGTACTAGAGTACTTCAAGACCAACTATGGCAATCCCAAAGTTTATATAACGGAAAACG GCTTTCGAAGTCTTGATAGCAATCGGTTGGCCGATGAAATCAAGAACGATAATGAGAGAATTGGATTTATATGCAGTCATCTTTGTTTTATTCGATCAGCTATCGA GAATGGCTGTCAAGTGAAGGGATATTTTGTTTGGTCTCTAGGAGATAATTATGAATTCTGTGATGGCTACACAGTCAGATGTGGATTGACGTATATTGACTTTGCTAACATTACACATGATAGAGATCTGAAATCTTCAGGAAAATGGTACCAAGAGTTTTTGAAGCCAAAGCAAAATGTTATCACAAAAGTGCAAGATTATCACTCGCAACGTTTTCTGTATGATTCATATACACATCCCCAATCGAGAGATACACTAGCACACACTGCAAGACATAAATGCCAGTGTCCTGTTGCAACCACGTCAATTTGTACAGAATGTGATGCGGTTTATTCTTAA